From the Campylobacter volucris genome, the window CTGAAGATATTATTTTAGATACAAGATCAGTTATACCTTTGGGTCAAAGTCATATTTTAAGCGTAGGTAGTGAATACAGACTTGAAAAAATGCAAGATAAAATAGCCAATCCGACTAATTTTGATCAATACTTATTAGCCTTTTATGCTGAAGATGAATATAGTATCAAAGAAAATTTAAGATTAACTTTTGGAGCAAGATATAATCATCATGAAATCTTTGGAAACAATATTTCTCCAAGAGCTTATTTGGTTTATAATCCTACTAGCGAGCTTACTTTAAAGGGTGGAATTTCAACAGGTTTTAGAACCCCTTATGCAAATAGACTTATAGCTGGAACATACAATTATAGCGGCCAAGGAAAATATCCTATCTATGGAAATCCAAATTTAAAAGAAGAAACTTCTTTAAATTATGAATTAGCTGCTATATATAGTAATGATTTATTTTATATTTCAACAACAGGATTTATAACCAATTTTAAAGATAAAATTTCTACTCAAAGATTTGATAGTAAAACAACAATTCCTAATATAGGACAGTGTAGTGCAGATCGTTGTTATCAAGCCATAAATCATGGTAAGGTTGAATATAAAGGAGTAGAAATTGGAGCTGGGATTACTCCTATAGAGCATTTAAATTTAGATTTTGCTTATACTTATCTTGATAGCAAGGTAAAAGATGCACAAGATAAAGCCGTTATAGGTAAGCCTGAAGTTGATAGTTTAAAGCACAATATCATGCTAAAAGCCGGATATAATATCTTTAACAAATTCACTCCTTGGATTAAAGGTGAATGGCAAATAGATCGTTATATGGGTGATACAAATATCAATAGAGAATATTATAAAGATATATTTTTAGCTTCTATGGGTGTGCGTTATGATATTAATAAAAAATGGAATATCAATGCAGCTGTTTATAATCTTTTTGATAAAAGTTTTACCAATGCATGGGAATCTTATAAAAGCAATGGTAAGGATACTTGGGTCAATACTTATAATCGTATAGAAGAAGGAAGAAGGCTTTATATTTCCATCAATGGTAGTTTTTAATTTTGAATTTGTGGAGAACCAAAGAGTTTATCAAGAGCTTCTTTGGTCTCATTTTTTGGATCATATTTTTTAGCATCTTTTTTAAAATTTTCAAAATGTTCATTTAAATTTGGCACAACCTTGTTTTCTATTTTAGGTGGTGTTTTAAAGACATCTTGTAAATTTTGTGTTTGTAAGTTTTCTATTTTTTGAATTTTAATTTGTGTGTTTTTTCCAAAAAGCTCACTTAGTAGTAATTTAATTAGCTTAAAGCCATTGTTTAAGGTGTTTCTATCTTCATCTTTTGCGTTAGAGTTTATGCTAAATACATCATCTTTAAAAGAAATAAAATTAGTGGTTTTTTTAAAAACTTCTCCAAGATCATAATCTCTTTTGTAAATAGCCTTGAGCAAAAGCTCATAAGGATTAGAATTTTCTTCTTTAGGGGTGGTATTAAGGATGCTTTTTTCTTGGATATTTGTGTGGATGGCTAAATTTGTTTGTTTTGTTTCTTGAGTGTTAATTGCTTCATCTATACTTTTTAAATGAGTTGCTTCAATAAGCATAAAAGCCATCACACAAAGTACAAAACTATCATTATCGCTTGAATTTAACATAGTTTTTGCACGAGAAAGTATCCTAAAAAATCTCTCATAAATTAGCATTGAAAAAAGGTTGTTTTTTGCAAAAAAAGCATTTTTCAAGAAAAATATCATTTCATCAATGACATTATTTGCTTCATAATCTTCAAATTCTTTTAAAAATTCTAAAACCTTATCTTTGTCATTGCTTAAAATTGCTTGGTAAAATTCTTCAATTTTAGCTGGATCTAAAAAACCTAGCATGGTGGTGATTTTTTCAGTTTGTATATGATTTTGACAATACACAATAGCTTGGTCTAATAAGGTTAAAGTATCTCTTAAAGAGCCATTCCCGCTTCTAGCAATCAATCTTAAAGCTTCTTCTTCATAATTTATTTTTTCTTGATCTAAGATCCATTCTAAATGTTTTAAAATTTCATGTTGAGAAATTTGTTTAAATCTAAAATGCTGAGTTCTTGAAAGAACGGTAGCTGGAAGCTTTAAAGGATCTGTTGTTGCAAGTATAAATTTTACATAGCTTGGAGGCTCTTCTAAGGTTTTGAGTAAAGCATTAGCTGCTTGAGGCGTTAGCATATGAACTTCATCGATGATAAAAATTTTAAATCTTGCTAAAGATGGAGCATATTTTACTTGTTCGATAAGCTCTTGTATATCTTCTAAGCTTCTATGGCTTGCTGCATCCATTTCTATGATATCTATATTGCTTCCATTTAAAGAAGAAACACATTGAGAGCATTCTCCGCAAGGATTAGCACTTGGGCCTTTTTCGCATACTAAAGCACGAGAAAAAATTCTAGCACTAGAAGTTTTTCCACTACCTCTAAGCCCAGAAAATAAATAAGCATGTGCCAAACGATTATTTTCAAGAGCATATTTTAAGCTTATAGAAACTGTATTTTGTCCTATGAGTTCATTAAAATTTTTTGGTCTATATTTTATAGCTAGTGCTTGTAGCATTTTTACTCATTCATTATAGATAATAATTCTTCATTGCTTTTAGTTTTTAGCATTTTTGAGTATAAAAATTTTAATGCTTCAATATCATCCATTGAAGAAATAGCTGATCTTATAGCCCAAATTTTTTGTAATTTTTCTACTCCTTGGAGTAATTCTTCTTTTCTAGTACCTGATTTTATAACATTAATAGCTGGATAAATTCTCCTATCTGAAATGCTTCTATCTAAGACTATTTCGCTATTTCCTGTGCCTTTAAATTCTTCAAAAATTACTTCATCCATTCTTGAGCCAGTTTCAATTAAGGCTGTTGCTATAATAGTTAAAGAGCCACCATTTTCTATATTTCTAGCAGCTCCAAAAAATCTTTTTGGTTTGTGAAGAGCATTTGCATCAACCCCACCACTTAAAACTTTTCCACTACTTGGAGTAGCGGTGTTGTAAGCTCTTGCAAGTCTTGTTATAGAATCAAGCAAAATGATGACATCTTTGCCAGTTTCTACCATCCTTTTAGCTTTTTCTATCACAAGTTCAGCAACACGGACATGATTATAAGCTGGCAGATCAAAAGTAGAACTAAAAACTTCACCTTTAACGCATCTTTGCATGTCTGTTACTTCTTCAGGTCTTTCATCTACTAACAAAACTATCAAATGAGCCTCAGGATGATTTTTTGCTATAGCATTTGCTAATTCTTTCATAAGCTCTGTTTTACCAGTTCTTGGAGGTGCAACTATCAAGCTTCTTTGGCCTTTTCCAATAGGTGCAAAAAGATCAAGCATTCTTCCTGTTAGTTTTAAAGGATCATATTCTAATTTGATTTTTTCGGTTGGAAAAATAGGAGTAAGGTTATCAAATAAAGGTCTTTCTCTTGCTTCTTTAAGT encodes:
- the rho gene encoding transcription termination factor Rho, whose product is MEKEKKQHQRTHIPVEGYKIEDLKLLDLESLIKIAHEAEIENPREFRRQDLIFEILKAQTKKGGFILFTGILEISPEGYGFLRGMDSNLSDSVNDAYVSNSQIRKFALRVGDIVTGQVREPKDQEKYYALLKIEAINYLPLKEARERPLFDNLTPIFPTEKIKLEYDPLKLTGRMLDLFAPIGKGQRSLIVAPPRTGKTELMKELANAIAKNHPEAHLIVLLVDERPEEVTDMQRCVKGEVFSSTFDLPAYNHVRVAELVIEKAKRMVETGKDVIILLDSITRLARAYNTATPSSGKVLSGGVDANALHKPKRFFGAARNIENGGSLTIIATALIETGSRMDEVIFEEFKGTGNSEIVLDRSISDRRIYPAINVIKSGTRKEELLQGVEKLQKIWAIRSAISSMDDIEALKFLYSKMLKTKSNEELLSIMNE
- the cfrA gene encoding TonB-dependent ferric enterobactin receptor CfrA, with amino-acid sequence MKKYIMSACVVSFLTSNSLAESVLLDSSIVSASGFTQDIKEAPASISVIGKKELESKPYRDVAEAISDIPGVDLYASKGKTGSYNITMRGITGYTLVLIDGRRQGIGGEIGPNGFNEIANSFLPPISSIERIEIIKGPMSTLYGSEALGGVVNIITKKISDKWESSVSFDGIFNEHKQWGNTYGTSIYSSGPLMDNRLGLTLRFREIYRKQSNVEFSNGSGQRVQGDQAQSPTKSNNFNIGSRVNYLIDDYNTLIFDIDFSRNHYDNKKGQLGTITKPADKNGLTGGYAKTMQLDKLVTYLSHEGVYDNFSITSTLQYNRVSNNGREVVGQSTQPFLGQNRDIVAEDIILDTRSVIPLGQSHILSVGSEYRLEKMQDKIANPTNFDQYLLAFYAEDEYSIKENLRLTFGARYNHHEIFGNNISPRAYLVYNPTSELTLKGGISTGFRTPYANRLIAGTYNYSGQGKYPIYGNPNLKEETSLNYELAAIYSNDLFYISTTGFITNFKDKISTQRFDSKTTIPNIGQCSADRCYQAINHGKVEYKGVEIGAGITPIEHLNLDFAYTYLDSKVKDAQDKAVIGKPEVDSLKHNIMLKAGYNIFNKFTPWIKGEWQIDRYMGDTNINREYYKDIFLASMGVRYDINKKWNINAAVYNLFDKSFTNAWESYKSNGKDTWVNTYNRIEEGRRLYISINGSF
- a CDS encoding DNA polymerase III subunit gamma/tau — its product is MLQALAIKYRPKNFNELIGQNTVSISLKYALENNRLAHAYLFSGLRGSGKTSSARIFSRALVCEKGPSANPCGECSQCVSSLNGSNIDIIEMDAASHRSLEDIQELIEQVKYAPSLARFKIFIIDEVHMLTPQAANALLKTLEEPPSYVKFILATTDPLKLPATVLSRTQHFRFKQISQHEILKHLEWILDQEKINYEEEALRLIARSGNGSLRDTLTLLDQAIVYCQNHIQTEKITTMLGFLDPAKIEEFYQAILSNDKDKVLEFLKEFEDYEANNVIDEMIFFLKNAFFAKNNLFSMLIYERFFRILSRAKTMLNSSDNDSFVLCVMAFMLIEATHLKSIDEAINTQETKQTNLAIHTNIQEKSILNTTPKEENSNPYELLLKAIYKRDYDLGEVFKKTTNFISFKDDVFSINSNAKDEDRNTLNNGFKLIKLLLSELFGKNTQIKIQKIENLQTQNLQDVFKTPPKIENKVVPNLNEHFENFKKDAKKYDPKNETKEALDKLFGSPQIQN